Below is a genomic region from Paludicola sp. MB14-C6.
TCAAAGGTAGGAAAAGCTGCTGATAAAGTAGATGATATCAAAGATGCAGCAAAGGCTTTAGATCATGCAAGTGATGCTCTTAAGGGGGCGACAGATGGAAAGTATCTGGTTGGTGCTTATCAAGATATTAAAGGCGTTCCAGGACTAGATGCGCATCATGTTGGTCAAAAATCCCTAATGAAAGACCTAGTCGAAAATTATAATCCTAAAACTGCTCCAGCAATTAATGTTCCAAAAGTTGGACATACAATTAGTGGACCTAATGGTATTGTTTCAAGAAGTACGAATGGAATTGACTCAGCTCGTCAACTTCTAGCACGCGATATTATGGAGCTTAGACGTGTTTACGATGACATACCAAACTCAGCATTAAAGGAACTAATTGAATTAAACAAAAAAATGTATCCAGAAATGAGGGTGAAATGATGCAGAAGGAGTTAATAACAGCAATTTATAATTCGATTCTTGTTGAAAACGTTGAAATCTACAAAAGCTTATTTGAGACAACAAAAATTGGACCTAAAACTACAGAATACTGGAAGTCATCATTAGGGTTATACGAAAAGTTGTCAGATGATGATAAACAGATTTTGTTGAGAATCATTGAACAAACCGTTATTGATACTATTTCAAATATGCTTGGTGCAATTGATGGTAGTTCTACACTAGCCGATTTCGAACCAGAAATTGGATTAACTGCTGAAAACCAAAACATTCAAGGAGATCTGCAAGATATATTCCTTGAGATGGTGGAAAAATCGAGAAAGTAGAATATGTTAAAAGTACACCTGATAGACACTCTATAACTCGCCACAATAGCGGTCTAGAGGCATTGTCAACCACCTATCTGACAAACAAAGGGTCATTTCGACCACGTACTAAAAGCACAAACGTCGGCTATTGCCTGCGATTGTGAGCGCTAGGGGGAGCAAGGCGACTCAAACATTATAGCAACCAAAATGAACCAGCTGAAATCAAGTAGGCTGGTTCATTTTTATGTCTGTTTAGTTATGGTTAATTCCATTAACATTATTGACATATATTATATTTAAATGTATAATATATTGGTAAAATATATATAAATTTTATGGGGTATAATTATGTAATTAAAAAGAAATTTAATTTGCACATTTGTTATTGTAGCTTTGGCTGTAGGTTCTCTTTCAGTGCCTGTATTTGCTTCAAATAGTAATTTGAATGTTGACTTATGGGGTAATGGAAACACCACTTTTGTACAAAGTGGTCATAATACAGATAGAACTTCTGTTGCTAAAATAAATTTATACACAGGAAGAAGTAGTCGATTTTATGTTGCTTCAAGAGATAATTCAGGTGACTGGACTGGTTGGACAAACTATATTATGCCAGGTCAAACGGGCCGTATGAGATATAGTCACGGAATACCTCCAACAAATCAAGAGCTTAAATTAAATGGTCAAGTTCAGAATGTTACATCAACAAATCCTAATTTTACAGGATGGGTTGATTTTGGATAAAATCGTACATACGGTAAAATAAAAAAATAATATAATATAAAATGCATGAATATTTTACTATATTATTAGCAATGCGAATATAAAAGGAGACACTATGAAATGCAAAAGCATACTTAAATTAGAATTTAAGCGTATTTTAACACAAAAGAATATCTATGCTCTTATTGTTATATTAACTCTATGGGGGGCAATAAATGAATTTTTCATTTTAAGTTCCTTTTATCCCCAAAATACGGAATCCTTTGAGAATCCCGCATTTTTGGCAATGGGTTTTTTAAATAGTGGAAACTCGAATTGGCGTGTTATTATTACATTCATAATACCGCTATTATTATCATTTTTTATAGGTTCTTTCTTTTTAGATGATAGAGAAAAAGGACGTTATCAAGTTTTATTAACGAAATCTGGAAAAAGAATATATTGGAGCCAAGGTATTGCCATTTTAATTAGTACTTTCTTTTGTGTTATCATTCCTTGTATATTAGAACATATTATACTATATATTTCTTTTCCTTCTAAAACATATATTTGTTTAAATTATGGTGAATCCATTCAAAATCTTCCTCTTATTAGTAGCTTAACCTGTTTTTCATATTTATATAAAAATCATCCATATTTATTGAATATTATTTGTATCGGTATGTATGGAATATACTGTGCTACATTAGCACTTTTATTTTATTCAATATCTCTATTAATGCCGTCAAAGATTAACAAAAACATAGTCCTACTTTTTATAGCAGCAGCATTTATTTTTATTAACGTAGTTTTTAGTTTTATATTATACGACTATTTTCCGGTAGCAACATTTATCTTTTCCATTGGAAATGCAGTAGATTTCCATTGGTATCTCTTTTTCATATTATTTGAATTAGTTATTTCTTTAGTTATTATAACATGTAAAACAAGAAGAAAAGGTGATATATTATAGAATGAAAAATAAATTAATGTATATACGTTATAAAGAAGTGTTAATGTATGTAATGGTTACATTAACTTATTTTTGTATGACAATTTGTATATGCTATATTAGAAACGGATTTATTTTAATAGACTTAACCTTGGATCAATTGCGAAAACAGTTTTTTTCTCCAATTATTTTTTATCCATTTGTATCAATTATATTATTGATATTAAACTGTAAAAATGATTATTATAATATGAACTTATGTGCTTTATACCGGTTTACCAGTAAATACATAGTTTTAAAACACAAGATAATAGCAATATTTGCGAATGTTTTTATTGTGATTTTTATGTTTTTTATTGAATTTGTGGTATATACAACTATATTTATAAAGCCACAAAATAGAGAAACATCCTTTCACATCATTACTCTTTTGTTATTATCTTATTCGCTTTATCTGCTAATAGCTAATTTAATAGCAATTACTATTTCGCATATTTGTCAATCTATTTATATAGGTGTTGTTTTTGCAGTTGTTTGGTTATGTCTAGATCTTTTAGTGGCACTTGGAATGCTATCAGCGTGTGGTGTGAATTTCACTTCTTTGTCATCAATGTGCATCTACAATACATATAGTTTAAATTTAATAACAATGGAAGATTTTTTATCAACAAATAGTATTCTATTTGCTATTATTATTTTATTGTTTTTATTAAATTATATACTGTATAAAAGAATGAGAGATGAAATATTATAAAAAAATTAAGCTTATACTCTACATTATGTTTATTATTGTGTGCTTTTCTGTACATGCTTCCTTTAATTCTAACAAGTCATCGTAGCAATTTACTTGAATCGATATGGACGACATTTACTCCGCGTATTTTTATTTCCAGACGAGTAGAAATTGATTTTGTAGAGCAATTATTACATGCATTACCATTCATAGGTGTTAGTTTGTGTACTGTATTCTATATTTCAAATGATTATGATAAAGCACAACACTATATTTTTACTCGTATGAAATCTAAATTAAGTTGGTATCTAAAAAAATGTTGTTTTATTGTCATTCATTCAGCTTTATTTATGACAACATTTATTATTTTGTGTATAAGTATCTGCTGCGTTTTTTCAGATAAATCACCAGTGAATTGTCAATCTTATTGGTTAATAATATCATATATTTCAATTGGTTATATTTTTTTAGGCATTTGTATGTCATTATGTGGAGCTGTATTAGCCATTATTTTAAAAGAAATATTCTCATTACTTTTTGTGTGGTCTTTTTTTATTATAATTCCTTCAATGGCATATTACATGCTACTAAATCAAAAGTTATACTACATAATTAAATATATCCCCTTGTCCACAACATATTGCACTTTTAATAATATACTAATAAACTTTCAAGACACAATGCGATTATCCATAAATATTTTTGAAATTCCAAATTATACTTTAATTTTTAGATTAAGCTTTTTATTAACATTATTTTTAACGATAATAGTTATGGGATATATTATTTTACAACGGCAAAAGTTTTTTAAATTACGAAGGAGAAAAAAGAATGATTACAGTTGAAATAAATGATGCATACAAAGAAATAAAGGGCAATGTAATTTTAAACCATGTAAATATGCAACTAAAATCAGGTCATATATATGGCTTTTGGGGTAAAAATGCTTCGGGTAAGACAATGCTATTTCGTGCTATAACCGGTTTGATTTATTTAAATCATGGAGAAATAAAAGTCTTTGGACAAACAATTGGTAAAGATACAGACTATCCCAATGATCTAGGATTAATTATTGAAAATATAGGGCTGTGGAATGATTATACTGGATTCGAAAATTTAAAATTACTTGCATCTATTAATAATAAAATTAACGATGAAGAAATTAAAAATACATTATCTCGTGTGGGACTAGATCCAGATGACAAACGCAAATATAAAAAGTATTCTTTAGGTATGAAACAAAAACTAGCTATCGCACAAGCAATTATGGAGAAGCCTAAATTGCTTGTTTTAGATGAACCAACAAATGCATTAGATGAGGAAAGTTGCAAGAATGTGAGAAACATTTTAGTCGAACAAAAAGAACGTGGAGCAACTGTACTTATTGCGAGCCATAACCGAGATGATATTGATGCTTTGGCTGATGAAATATACCAAGTTAGTTCTGGTAAAGTATCTATTATGAATAATGAAAAGGCGGGTAGTAAAAATGAAAACGAAAGTTAAAAAATACATTGTTTTTACTTTTCTAGCTATTTTATCAATTTCACTAATTGAATTTATATATATTAAAAAAACTAGCGACAACAAGATAAATGATCGTTACGATCTTAACAATGAGCAGCTCTTACTTTATGATAATAATAGACAAATGTTGTCGATGGATGAAAATATTATAGACCGTTACAATCAGCCGTCTGATGAAGCATACGACAAGTTGCTTAAAAAACGGGTTTCTTTAATGAAAAAATTTGCAGGTGACAGTGAGAGTTTAACACAAGAAGAACGAAAACTACTTCCGCCAGCTTTTTTGGATATTAGTAATGAAACAACCACATTACCGATAGAGAATAAAAGCTATGAATTGATTAAAAGTAATTCTGAAAATATTCTTAAAATTAAAATAACTGGTAAGATAATTGTGCCAAACTACGGCAATTACTGTATGTATGAGGCTGAATTATTAGATCAATATAAAGGAAAGACAGAAAGTAAT
It encodes:
- a CDS encoding ABC transporter ATP-binding protein, encoding MITVEINDAYKEIKGNVILNHVNMQLKSGHIYGFWGKNASGKTMLFRAITGLIYLNHGEIKVFGQTIGKDTDYPNDLGLIIENIGLWNDYTGFENLKLLASINNKINDEEIKNTLSRVGLDPDDKRKYKKYSLGMKQKLAIAQAIMEKPKLLVLDEPTNALDEESCKNVRNILVEQKERGATVLIASHNRDDIDALADEIYQVSSGKVSIMNNEKAGSKNENES